The following proteins come from a genomic window of Montipora capricornis isolate CH-2021 chromosome 9, ASM3666992v2, whole genome shotgun sequence:
- the LOC138016885 gene encoding uncharacterized protein — protein sequence MENTKQDDDLSLQIAGKAYLQHLSLIWSSPLSDYNKVQASNQFAMPVLSYLMPTQCWPVVELKRLDRKARKVIVENGGKHPLGSTSLLYLPRVLGGRGLKSVEREYKQTKIKAVVRLYRNEDPAMEVVRQFEERSEEKGGRSMVKDAKKYASEFGLKLSLVHPQPLITCLMKDEEVPVKKIGVWLKTAAAERDVEELKAEGWQGRLLSERWEDQEVGEECFSWMSEWKTAPAHTIAGLQEPYQQLLPKKVYHQEKTGTHKSQDVKCRMCGKAAETQAHVLAGCGALAQSKYMTRHNEALKVTCYELLKDLDLVTSIPLWYSQNTPRPLYENEKGKTLWDIPLYAEYAEVRNNRIDCTVIDKKKKKVVLLEMSCPWVSNREIKCAEKTSKYAPLRYELRRRYPGYKIEQHNTIKDALGGSSRSVKESLR from the coding sequence ATGGAAAACACTAAACAGGATGACGACCTTAGTCTCCAGATTGCAGGCAAGGCTTATTTACAACATCTATCTTTGATATGGTCAAGCCCGCTATCAGATTATAACAAGGTGCAGGCGTCAAACCAATTTGCAATGCCAGTTTTGAGCTACCTGATGCCCACCCAGTGCTGGCCCGTAGTGGAACTGAAGAGATTGGACAGAAAAGCAAGGAAGGTTATCGTTGAGAACGGAGGCAAGCACCCTCTTGGGTCTACATCCCTATTATATCTGCCTAGGGTGCTTGGAGGTCGTGGGCTCAAGAGCGTTGAGCGAGAGTACAAGCAGACTAAGATCAAGGCGGTTGTAAGACTGTATCGGAATGAAGATCCTGCAATGGAGGTAGTAAGGCAGTTTGAGGAGAGATCAGAAGAGAAGGGAGGGCGATCAATGGTGAAGGATGCCAAGAAATATGCATCTGAGTTTGGGCTCAAACTATCTCTGGTGCATCCCCAACCATTGATCACATGTCTAATGAAAGATGAGGAAGTACCTGTGAAGAAGATTGGGGTGTGGTTGAAGACAGCTGCTGCAGAAAGGGATGTAGAGGAACTGAAGGCAGAGGGATGGCAAGGAAGGTTGCTAAGTGAGCGGTGGGAGGATCAAGAGGTTGGAGAGGAATGCTTTTCTTGGATGAGCGAGTGGAAGACTGCTCCGGCTCACACCATAGCAGGGCTGCAGGAGCCATACCAGCAACTCCTGCCAAAGAAAGTCTACCATCAGGAAAAGACAGGGACTCACAAAAGTCAGGATGTGAAATGTCGCATGTGTGGTAAGGCCGCTGAAACACAAGCGCACGTGCTAGCTGGGTGTGGTGCGTTAGCCCAGTCGAAATATATGACACGACACAACGAAGCACTCAAGGTGACTTGCTATGAGCTCTTGAAAGACCTAGACCTAGTGACATCTATACCACTGTGGTATTCTCAGAATACGCCGAGGCCACTCTACGAGAACGAGAAAGGAAAGACACTCTGGGACATACCACTGTATGCAGAATACGCGGAGGTGAGAAACAACAGGATAGACTGTACTGTTAtagacaagaagaagaagaaagtggTGCTGCTCGAAATGAGCTGTCCATGGGTTAGTAATAGAGAGATCAAGTGTGCAGAGAAGACGAGTAAGTACGCTCCGCTGCGGTACGAACTAAGAAGGAGATACCCGGGGTACAAAATTGAGCAGCATAATACCATAAAAGACGCGCTAGGAGGGAGCTCGCGAAGTGTCAAGGAAAGCTTACGCTAA